The Sulfitobacter sp. S223 genome has a window encoding:
- a CDS encoding FixH family protein produces MITEIKGWHVLTAFLLAFGVIIAVNLTLAYQAVRTFPGLEVKNSYVASQTFDADRADQVALEWDVSATLVGNELSLIILKDGRAISPKIDEAIFGRATHVGQDQTPDFAFDGKSLRATVIGGEGNWNLRIKARSDDGTLFQQRVIVETKS; encoded by the coding sequence ATGATAACCGAGATCAAGGGATGGCACGTTCTCACTGCGTTTCTGTTGGCGTTCGGCGTCATTATCGCGGTTAATCTGACGCTGGCCTATCAGGCCGTGCGGACGTTCCCGGGGCTAGAGGTCAAGAATTCCTATGTTGCAAGCCAGACATTTGACGCAGACCGCGCCGATCAGGTGGCGCTGGAATGGGATGTGTCGGCAACCTTGGTTGGAAATGAACTGAGCCTGATCATCCTCAAAGACGGCAGGGCCATATCGCCAAAGATCGACGAAGCGATCTTTGGGCGTGCGACCCATGTTGGTCAGGACCAGACGCCGGATTTCGCCTTTGACGGTAAGTCCTTGCGCGCCACGGTCATAGGTGGGGAGGGCAACTGGAACCTGCGGATCAAGGCACGCTCTGATGACGGCACGCTTTTCCAGCAACGCGTTATCGTCGAGACGAAATCATGA
- the ccoG gene encoding cytochrome c oxidase accessory protein CcoG — translation MTEPAPILYAPREPIFPRRVTGVFRRFKWAIMIVTLGIYYLTPWIRWDRGPNLPDQAVLVDIASRRFYFFWIEIWPHEFYFVAGLLIMAGLGLFLFTSALGRVWCGYTCPQTVWTDLFILVERWIEGDRNARVRLHHAKWDVRKWRLRLTKWLVWLGIAVATGGAWVFYFTDAPTLLRDLFMLSAHPAAYITIVILTLTTFVFGGFMREQVCIYMCPWPRIQAAMMDPDTITVAYRDWRGEPRGKGSARKRDRVAAEKAEREAQAAGPGTVRYKATPYPNAPIQLSGGTAQLASPTQEHGDCIDCMACVNVCPMGIDIRDGQQMECITCALCIDACDDVMDKIGKPRGLIDYMALSDEAAERAGEAPKSIWRHVFRPRTILYTALWSLIGIGLVYALFIRSDIELTVSPVRNPTYVVQSDGAIRNIYDVRLRNKLGEDRTFHLSLTSDATLRIELQGRAGELTVPVPADTTILQRVYVSARAQDPSATMHTTDLRIWVEDLDSGERASRATTFNGRVQ, via the coding sequence ATGACCGAACCCGCCCCGATTCTATATGCTCCGCGTGAGCCTATTTTCCCGCGCCGTGTGACCGGCGTTTTTCGCCGTTTTAAATGGGCGATCATGATAGTCACGCTTGGTATTTACTATCTGACACCATGGATCAGATGGGACCGGGGACCGAACCTGCCTGATCAGGCGGTTCTGGTGGATATCGCCAGTCGCCGGTTCTATTTTTTCTGGATCGAGATTTGGCCGCACGAATTCTATTTCGTTGCGGGCCTTCTCATCATGGCGGGTCTGGGGCTATTTCTGTTTACATCCGCGCTGGGCAGAGTGTGGTGCGGGTATACCTGCCCACAGACTGTCTGGACTGATCTGTTCATTCTGGTTGAGCGCTGGATTGAGGGCGATCGTAATGCGCGCGTGCGTTTGCACCACGCCAAATGGGACGTGCGCAAGTGGCGTCTTAGGTTAACCAAATGGCTGGTCTGGCTGGGCATCGCGGTGGCAACGGGGGGCGCTTGGGTTTTCTACTTTACCGATGCGCCGACATTGCTGCGTGACCTGTTCATGCTTTCGGCCCACCCTGCCGCCTATATCACCATCGTAATCCTCACCCTGACAACATTCGTCTTTGGTGGCTTCATGCGTGAGCAGGTCTGCATTTATATGTGCCCCTGGCCGCGCATTCAGGCGGCCATGATGGACCCGGACACGATCACTGTCGCTTACCGCGACTGGCGCGGTGAACCGCGCGGCAAAGGAAGCGCGCGCAAGCGTGACCGCGTTGCTGCCGAAAAGGCCGAGCGCGAGGCGCAAGCGGCTGGCCCAGGGACAGTACGCTACAAAGCCACGCCATATCCCAATGCACCCATCCAGTTGTCCGGTGGCACAGCCCAGCTTGCAAGCCCGACGCAAGAGCACGGCGACTGCATTGATTGCATGGCCTGTGTTAACGTCTGCCCGATGGGCATCGACATCCGCGATGGCCAGCAAATGGAATGCATCACCTGTGCGCTGTGCATTGATGCATGTGATGACGTGATGGACAAAATCGGCAAGCCGCGCGGATTGATTGACTATATGGCGCTGTCTGACGAAGCGGCAGAGCGGGCAGGGGAGGCACCAAAATCCATCTGGCGGCATGTCTTCCGTCCGCGGACAATTCTTTATACGGCTCTTTGGTCTCTTATCGGCATCGGATTGGTGTATGCGCTGTTCATCCGTAGCGACATCGAGCTGACGGTCAGCCCGGTACGCAACCCCACCTATGTTGTGCAGTCCGATGGGGCGATCCGGAACATTTATGATGTGCGCCTGCGCAACAAACTGGGCGAAGATCGCACCTTCCACCTGAGCCTCACCAGTGACGCGACTTTGCGGATTGAATTGCAGGGGCGTGCGGGCGAGTTGACCGTGCCCGTGCCTGCCGATACCACAATCTTGCAACGCGTCTATGTTTCGGCCCGCGCACAAGATCCTTCAGCAACAATGCACACCACGGATCTGCGCATCTGGGTCGAAGATCTGGATAGCGGCGAACGCGCAAGCCGCGCCACTACATTCAACGGGAGAGTACAATGA
- the ccoP gene encoding cytochrome-c oxidase, cbb3-type subunit III: MSDKNSKVDEATGVETTGHSWDGIEELNNPLPRWWLWTLYATIVWAIGYTIAYPAWPMISGATTGVLGWSTRGNVAEEIKLHEAKNDGLVADLLATELAALAPEDDLHRYAVSRGGAVFRAQCSQCHGSGAAGAKGYPNLLDDDWLWGGDVDNIALTVAHGIRNETDGDARYSEMPAFGEILEDEEIGDVVEYVVSLSSPEFDAGMAERGSVLFADNCSACHGEMAEGNRDMGAPNLGDAIWLYGGDRATLENTVRYSRYGVMPAWGQRLNEADVRAVSVYVHSLGGGE, translated from the coding sequence ATGTCTGACAAGAATAGCAAGGTAGACGAAGCCACAGGCGTTGAGACCACTGGTCACAGCTGGGATGGCATCGAAGAATTGAACAATCCGCTGCCGCGTTGGTGGCTGTGGACGCTCTATGCAACCATTGTCTGGGCAATTGGCTACACCATTGCTTATCCTGCCTGGCCGATGATTTCAGGCGCAACAACCGGTGTTCTGGGCTGGTCGACACGTGGCAATGTGGCAGAAGAAATCAAACTGCATGAGGCCAAGAATGATGGCTTGGTGGCAGATCTTCTGGCGACAGAGCTTGCCGCGCTCGCCCCCGAAGACGATCTGCACCGCTATGCTGTTTCACGCGGCGGGGCGGTGTTCCGCGCACAGTGCAGCCAGTGTCACGGCTCTGGTGCGGCTGGTGCAAAGGGGTATCCGAACCTTCTGGATGATGACTGGCTTTGGGGCGGCGACGTGGACAACATCGCATTGACCGTCGCGCATGGTATCCGCAACGAAACTGACGGCGATGCGCGCTACTCAGAAATGCCAGCGTTTGGCGAGATACTGGAAGACGAAGAAATCGGCGATGTGGTCGAATACGTCGTCAGCCTGTCTTCGCCGGAATTTGACGCGGGCATGGCGGAACGCGGAAGCGTTTTGTTTGCTGACAACTGTTCCGCCTGTCACGGCGAGATGGCCGAAGGTAACCGTGATATGGGCGCGCCCAACCTTGGCGATGCGATCTGGCTTTATGGCGGCGACCGCGCCACGCTGGAGAATACTGTGCGTTATTCCCGTTACGGTGTGATGCCTGCTTGGGGCCAACGCCTGAACGAAGCCGATGTGCGTGCGGTTTCCGTTTATGTTCACAGCCTTGGTGGCGGTGAGTAA
- a CDS encoding cbb3-type cytochrome c oxidase subunit 3, translating into MDTYSFLREIADSWVMLGIFAFFIGAAIWAFLPSQRGARDDASMIPFRNEKPAKTCAGTCADCKSKQSSFESKGA; encoded by the coding sequence ATGGATACCTATTCGTTTTTGCGTGAAATCGCAGACAGCTGGGTGATGCTGGGAATCTTCGCTTTCTTCATCGGTGCCGCCATCTGGGCTTTCTTGCCCAGCCAACGCGGGGCGCGTGACGATGCCAGTATGATCCCTTTCCGTAACGAAAAGCCTGCCAAGACCTGCGCAGGCACATGCGCAGATTGCAAAAGCAAGCAATCTTCCTTTGAGTCGAAAGGGGCCTGA
- the ccoO gene encoding cytochrome-c oxidase, cbb3-type subunit II, translating into MAFLDKHAILEKSPTLLLTFSLFVVTIGGIVEIAPLFWLENTIEEVEGVRPYSPLELTGRDIYVREGCYVCHSQMIRPMRDEVERYGHYSLAAESMYDHPFQWGSKRTGPDLARVGGRYSDAWHVDHLRDPQSVVPESIMPKYAFLADTKIKADHIGDLLSTHRFVGVPYSDAQIEAAYADFKVQADPDGDTDGLMERYPGAVVSNFDGQPELTEMDALIAYLQILGTMVDFSTFTPDASR; encoded by the coding sequence AACATGCCATTCTGGAAAAAAGCCCGACCTTGCTTTTGACCTTTTCCCTGTTCGTTGTGACCATCGGGGGTATCGTAGAAATCGCGCCGCTTTTCTGGCTCGAAAATACCATTGAGGAGGTAGAGGGCGTGCGCCCCTACAGCCCGCTGGAACTGACCGGACGTGATATCTATGTCCGCGAGGGGTGCTACGTCTGCCACAGCCAGATGATCCGGCCCATGCGCGACGAAGTAGAGCGTTACGGCCACTATTCGCTGGCGGCGGAATCGATGTATGACCACCCGTTCCAGTGGGGGTCCAAACGAACGGGCCCCGATCTGGCACGTGTTGGCGGGCGTTACTCTGACGCGTGGCACGTTGATCACTTGCGCGACCCGCAATCGGTTGTGCCAGAAAGCATCATGCCAAAGTACGCCTTCCTAGCGGATACAAAGATCAAAGCTGACCACATTGGCGATCTTCTTTCTACGCACCGCTTTGTCGGTGTGCCGTATTCGGATGCACAAATTGAAGCCGCCTATGCAGACTTCAAGGTTCAGGCAGATCCTGATGGCGACACGGATGGTCTGATGGAGCGTTACCCCGGTGCCGTTGTGTCAAACTTTGACGGTCAGCCCGAGCTGACCGAAATGGACGCGCTGATTGCATATCTTCAGATTCTGGGCACGATGGTCGATTTCTCGACCTTCACCCCAGACGCAAGCCGATAG